Proteins found in one Lycium ferocissimum isolate CSIRO_LF1 chromosome 6, AGI_CSIRO_Lferr_CH_V1, whole genome shotgun sequence genomic segment:
- the LOC132059870 gene encoding F-box/FBD/LRR-repeat protein At1g13570-like yields the protein MLHSVLTFVHFGTLLIESATMTQAPSKRAAAEVEREDIITALPRNVVDRILELLPVRDAARTCVLSKKWRDIWVSLPHLVLDNLFCKKLIAKCQFFYSQRNSESVLRETVDEILLQHIGDIVKFVLDISAVHLSSYDVINGWMRYVTRNGVKELTLKMSDNTTYLITYKLPSFVFNCPTLTHLELSNCDFKPPNPFLGFQNVRTLNLEEITFVPTTKFCVINVPLLVGLTLKLCHRTQCLKIVSPQLESLVVRGCHHLVLNCFMNCKKLSVLGIELEKVVDILKHDEISTLEKLLFSVPLLEQLYLGPYVLELLSANIIPDGLPSKLNCLWHLDLGVDFGKVDHTSFALQLIKSSPNLSKLQIWVKGSDDSAETVMKYLETPTCLDQPLNKLDYVTISSFDCSKTELLFVKLLCARTPSLVRMCIEQGIAINSKEERNVTITLMRFPRASTKAELFYFPFEATNAD from the exons ATGCTCCATAGTGTTCTCACCTTTGTGCATTTTGGTACTCTTCTAATTGAATCAGCCACCATGACTCAAG CACCTAGTAAAAGAGCTGCTGCTGAAGTGGAAAGAGAAGATATAATCACTGCCCTGCCAAGAAACGTTGTTGATCGCATCCTTGAGCTCTTGCCAGTTCGCGATGCAGCAAgaacttgtgttttatccaaaaAATGGAGAGATATTTGGGTCTCGCTTCCGCATCTGGTATTGGATAACTTGTTTTGCAAAAAGTTAATAGCAAAATGTCAATTCTTTTACAGCCAAAGAAACTCTGAATCTGTTTTGAGGGAAACAGTGGATGAGATTCTCTTACAGCATATTGGAGACATTGTGAAGTttgttcttgatatttcagcagTACATTTGTCTTCATATGACGTTATTAATGGATGGATGCGTTATGTCACCAGAAATGGTGTCAAGGAGCTAACCCTTAAAATGTCAGATAATACAACTTATTTAATAACTTATAAACTGCCTTCTTTTGTATTTAATTGTCCTACCTTGACACATTTGGAGCTCTCCAACTGTGACTTCAAACCACCAAATCCATTTCTTGGCTTTCAAAATGTTAGAACCCTCAATCTGGAAGAAATAACTTTTGTGCCAACCACAAAGTTCTGCGTTATCAATGTTCCCCTTCTGGTCGGTTTAACCTTGAAGTTATGTCATCGCACTCAATGCTTGAAGATTGTTTCACCACAGTTGGAGTCCTTGGTTGTTCGTGGATGTCACCATCTCGTGCTAAATTGCTTTATGAATTGCAAAAAGTTGAGCGTGTTAGggattgaattggaaaaagTGGTTGACATTCTGAAGCATGATGAAATATCAACTTTGGAAAAGCTTCTTTTTAGCGTTCCTTTGCTTGAACAACTTTATTTGGGTCCTTATGTCCTTGAG CTTTTGAGTGCAAACATTATTCCGGATGGGCTTCCTTCCAAGCTCAATTGCTTGTGGCATCTAGATTTAGGTGTTGACTTTGGCAAGGTGGATCACACTTCTTTCGCCCTACAGTTAATCAAGAGTTCTCCTAATTTGAGTAAACTTCAGATTTGG GTCAAGGGTAGCGACGACAGTGCTGAAACAGTTATGAAATATCTGGAGACACCAACCTGCTTGGACCAACCACTGAACAAGCTCGACTATGTGACCATCAGTTCTTTTGATTGTTCAAAAACTGAGCTGCTTTTTGTAAAGCTATTGTGTGCTCGCACTCCATCTCTGGTAAGGATGTGCATTGAGCAAGGGATAGCCATTAATTCTAAGGAAGAAAGGAATGTCACCATAACATTGATGCGTTTCCCCAGAGCTTCTACAAAGGCAgagttgttctattttccgtTTGAGGCTACGAACGCAGACTGA